In the Streptomyces sp. NBC_00525 genome, one interval contains:
- a CDS encoding AMP-dependent synthetase/ligase, translating into MAAAPLVGGLADVVFDHAETQPHRVALGRKDADGRWQDVTSVAFRDEVLALARGLIAHGVRFGDRVALMSRTRYEWTLFDFALWAVGAQSVPVYPTSSAEQVLWMLHDAEVSAVMVEHEDHAMTVASVIDRLPGLKRLWQLDAGAVAELVEAGAGVGDEVVHRHRRAVTPESVATVVYTSGTTGRPKGCVLTHANLMFETDTMAARWQSVFHSRPGDEASTLLFLPLAHVFGRMVEVAAIRGRVKLGHQPELAAKALMPDLVSFRPTFVLAVPYIFEKVFDTARRRAEAEGRAGPFDKAVDVAVKYAEAMEARAFGTGPGPAAGLRVQHQFFDKVVYRKVREAMGGRIRHAMSGGSGMERRLGLFFAGAGVTVYEGYGLTETTAAATANPPERTRYGTVGQPIPGTTVHIADDGEVWVYGDHVFGGYLGNPEATAAVLNDGWLATGDLGSLDEDGYLTITGRKKEILVTSGGKSVSPAALEERVRAHPLVAQCIVVGNDRPFVAALVTLDQDAVEHWLTMRGRTALTPGELVRDPDLEMEVRRAVVAANTAVSQAESIRTFRILAHRFSEEHGLLTPSLKLKRRAIEAAYEAEVDALYR; encoded by the coding sequence ATGGCGGCCGCGCCCCTCGTGGGTGGCCTCGCCGACGTGGTGTTCGATCATGCCGAGACGCAGCCGCACCGGGTCGCGCTCGGCCGAAAAGATGCGGACGGGCGCTGGCAGGACGTCACATCGGTGGCGTTCCGCGACGAGGTGCTGGCGCTGGCCAGGGGGCTCATCGCGCACGGGGTGCGGTTCGGCGACCGGGTCGCCCTGATGTCGCGCACCCGCTACGAGTGGACCCTGTTCGACTTCGCCCTGTGGGCGGTCGGCGCGCAGTCGGTCCCGGTCTATCCGACGTCCTCGGCGGAGCAGGTGCTGTGGATGCTGCACGACGCCGAGGTGTCGGCGGTGATGGTGGAGCACGAGGACCACGCGATGACGGTGGCCTCGGTCATCGACCGGCTGCCGGGGCTGAAGCGGCTGTGGCAGCTGGACGCGGGCGCGGTGGCGGAGCTGGTGGAGGCGGGCGCGGGCGTCGGGGACGAGGTGGTGCACCGGCACCGGCGGGCGGTGACCCCGGAGTCGGTGGCGACGGTCGTCTACACCTCCGGCACCACGGGCCGGCCCAAGGGCTGTGTCCTCACGCACGCCAACCTCATGTTCGAGACGGACACCATGGCCGCGCGCTGGCAGTCGGTGTTCCACTCCCGGCCGGGTGACGAGGCGTCGACGCTGCTGTTCCTGCCGCTGGCGCACGTCTTCGGGCGGATGGTCGAGGTCGCCGCGATCCGGGGCCGGGTGAAGCTGGGCCACCAGCCGGAGCTGGCGGCGAAGGCGCTGATGCCGGACCTGGTCTCGTTCCGTCCCACGTTCGTCCTGGCGGTGCCGTACATCTTCGAGAAGGTCTTCGACACGGCCCGGCGCAGGGCCGAGGCGGAGGGCAGGGCGGGGCCGTTCGACAAGGCGGTCGACGTCGCGGTGAAGTACGCGGAGGCGATGGAGGCGCGGGCCTTCGGCACCGGGCCCGGCCCGGCGGCCGGGCTGCGGGTGCAGCACCAGTTCTTCGACAAGGTGGTGTACCGGAAGGTCCGTGAGGCGATGGGCGGCCGCATCCGGCACGCCATGTCGGGCGGCTCGGGCATGGAGCGCCGGCTCGGGCTGTTCTTCGCGGGCGCCGGGGTGACGGTGTACGAGGGGTACGGGCTGACCGAGACGACGGCGGCGGCCACCGCGAACCCGCCGGAGCGCACCCGGTACGGCACGGTCGGGCAGCCGATCCCCGGCACCACGGTGCACATCGCGGACGACGGCGAGGTGTGGGTGTACGGGGACCACGTCTTCGGCGGCTACCTGGGCAACCCGGAGGCCACCGCCGCGGTGCTCAACGACGGCTGGCTGGCCACCGGCGACCTGGGCTCGCTGGACGAGGACGGCTATCTGACGATCACCGGGCGGAAGAAGGAGATCCTGGTGACGTCCGGCGGCAAGAGCGTCTCGCCGGCCGCGCTGGAGGAGCGGGTGCGGGCGCATCCGCTGGTGGCACAGTGCATCGTGGTCGGCAACGACCGGCCGTTCGTCGCGGCGCTGGTCACCCTCGACCAGGACGCCGTGGAGCACTGGCTCACGATGCGGGGGCGCACCGCGCTGACGCCGGGCGAGCTGGTGCGCGACCCGGATCTGGAGATGGAGGTGCGCCGGGCGGTGGTGGCGGCGAACACCGCGGTCTCGCAGGCGGAGTCCATCCGTACGTTCCGCATCCTGGCCCACCGGTTCAGCGAGGAGCACGGGCTGCTGACGCCGTCGCTGAAGCTGAAGCGCAGGGCCATCGAGGCGGCGTACGAGGCCGAGGTGGACGCGCTGTACCGCTGA
- the fdhD gene encoding formate dehydrogenase accessory sulfurtransferase FdhD, translating into MGRVTERRRTIRIRDGAVSTRPDTLVAEEPLEIRLDGRPLAITMRTPGDDFALAAGFLVSEGVIGGQADVRSIVYCAGATAEGVNTYNVVDVALAPGVEVPDITLERNVYTTSSCGLCGKASLDAVRTTTRHPVADTPPLRIAPELLAVLPDRLRAAQRVFDRTGGLHAAALFSETGELVDVREDVGRHNAVDKLVGRALTDGRLPLSRSILLVSGRASFELAQKAVMAGIPVLAAVSAPSSLAVDLAAETGLTLVGFLRGPSMNVYAGEHRIALESAGATP; encoded by the coding sequence ATGGGACGGGTCACCGAGCGCCGCCGCACCATCCGCATCCGGGACGGGGCCGTCTCCACCCGGCCCGACACCCTCGTCGCCGAGGAGCCCCTGGAGATCCGGCTCGACGGCAGACCGCTCGCCATCACCATGCGCACACCGGGCGACGACTTCGCGCTGGCGGCGGGGTTCCTGGTCAGCGAGGGGGTGATCGGCGGGCAGGCCGACGTGCGGTCGATCGTGTACTGCGCCGGCGCGACCGCCGAGGGGGTCAACACGTACAACGTGGTGGACGTCGCCCTGGCGCCGGGCGTCGAGGTCCCCGACATCACGCTGGAGCGCAACGTCTACACCACCTCGTCCTGCGGGCTGTGCGGCAAGGCGAGCCTGGACGCCGTCCGCACCACGACCCGGCATCCGGTCGCCGACACTCCCCCGCTGCGGATCGCGCCCGAGCTGCTGGCCGTGCTCCCGGACCGGCTGCGGGCCGCCCAGCGGGTCTTCGACCGGACCGGCGGGCTGCACGCGGCGGCGCTGTTCTCCGAGACGGGCGAGCTGGTGGACGTCCGGGAGGACGTGGGGCGGCACAACGCGGTGGACAAGCTGGTGGGGCGGGCGCTGACGGACGGCCGGCTGCCGCTGTCCCGCTCGATCCTGCTGGTGTCGGGCCGGGCCTCGTTCGAGCTGGCGCAGAAGGCGGTGATGGCCGGCATCCCCGTGCTGGCGGCCGTCTCGGCGCCCTCGTCGCTGGCCGTGGACCTGGCCGCGGAGACGGGGCTGACCCTGGTCGGCTTCCTGCGGGGGCCCTCGATGAACGTGTACGCGGGCGAGCACCGCATCGCGCTGGAGTCCGCCGGCGCCACCCCCTGA
- a CDS encoding beta-ketoacyl-ACP synthase III, giving the protein MTGSRVVALGHYQPAKVLTNHDLAAMVDTSDEWITSRVGIRTRHIGGPDEPVDELAAHAAAKALASAGLQPADIDLVLVATSTAIDRSPSMSARVAARLGMASPAVMDINVVCSGFTHALATADHALRAGAATRALVIGADKMGDIVDWSDRSTCVLMGDGAGAAVVVADPADAERPGIGPVLWGSVPGMGDAVRIEGTPPRFAQEGQSVYRWATTQLPPIARQVCERAGLTPEDLAGVVLHQANLRIIEPVARRIGAVNAVVARDVVDSGNTSAASIPMALSKLVERGEIPSGAPVLLFGFGGNLSYAGQVIRCP; this is encoded by the coding sequence ATGACCGGCTCACGTGTCGTCGCACTCGGCCACTACCAGCCCGCCAAGGTGCTGACCAACCATGACCTGGCGGCCATGGTGGACACCAGTGACGAGTGGATCACCAGCCGCGTCGGTATCAGGACCCGCCACATCGGCGGCCCCGACGAGCCGGTGGACGAACTGGCCGCGCACGCGGCGGCCAAGGCGCTGGCCTCGGCCGGGCTCCAGCCGGCCGACATCGACCTGGTGCTGGTCGCCACCTCCACCGCCATCGACCGCTCACCGAGCATGTCGGCGCGGGTGGCCGCCCGCCTCGGCATGGCCTCGCCCGCGGTGATGGACATCAACGTGGTGTGCTCCGGCTTCACCCACGCCCTCGCCACCGCCGACCACGCCCTGCGGGCCGGAGCCGCCACCCGCGCCCTGGTCATCGGCGCCGACAAGATGGGCGACATCGTCGACTGGTCCGACCGCTCCACCTGTGTCCTGATGGGTGACGGCGCCGGGGCGGCGGTCGTCGTCGCCGACCCGGCGGACGCGGAGCGGCCCGGCATCGGCCCCGTGCTGTGGGGATCGGTCCCCGGCATGGGCGACGCCGTCCGCATCGAGGGCACCCCGCCGCGCTTCGCGCAGGAGGGCCAGTCGGTCTACCGCTGGGCCACCACCCAGCTGCCCCCCATCGCCCGGCAGGTGTGCGAGCGGGCGGGCCTCACCCCGGAGGACCTGGCCGGGGTCGTCCTGCACCAGGCCAACCTGCGGATCATCGAACCCGTCGCCCGCAGGATCGGCGCGGTCAACGCCGTCGTCGCCCGCGACGTGGTCGACTCCGGCAACACCTCGGCCGCCTCGATCCCCATGGCCCTGTCCAAGCTGGTCGAGCGCGGCGAGATCCCGAGCGGCGCCCCGGTCCTGCTCTTCGGCTTCGGCGGCAACCTGAGCTACGCGGGCCAGGTGATTCGCTGCCCGTGA
- a CDS encoding DUF2254 domain-containing protein encodes MRDRGPRPPRALSPLREHLRETFWFAPALTLVCAFVLWFAAAAVDEQLVSYLRREQAYDDIQDLVSVAEDTKQIVVTVSSAMMTFIGVVFSISLVAVQMASGQLTPRVVRIFIRSRISKLTLSVFLATFVFSLLVLSSYESETDPRLVTSLPFVQSVLTAVLVGLSLLLFIGYVSSTLRLMQVGPVLDRITRDTFRVLGRMPAGRPATEPLPAETGQILYEGRAGVLRDVNVARLVRTARRQGVVLRLIPRLGDFVVPGTPVLAVHGGAAPPRHALRYTVSVGVQRTPHLDLAFGLRQLSDIALRALSSAVNDPTTAVQCLDRIVQFLAAAVRLPLGTVHHRDRTGAVRLVQEVPSWEDLVDLGFEEVRRCAAPAPQVTRRLLAGIDDLVRLAGPERRGPLVRHRALLVQNVQRAVPDAAERAFALRPDRQGIG; translated from the coding sequence ATGAGAGATCGCGGCCCCCGTCCTCCCCGCGCCCTGTCACCCCTGCGCGAACATCTGCGCGAGACGTTCTGGTTCGCCCCCGCCCTGACGCTCGTCTGCGCCTTCGTGCTGTGGTTCGCCGCGGCGGCGGTGGACGAGCAGCTGGTCTCGTATCTGCGCCGGGAACAGGCGTACGACGACATCCAGGACCTGGTGTCGGTCGCCGAGGACACCAAGCAGATCGTCGTCACGGTCAGCTCGGCGATGATGACCTTCATCGGTGTGGTCTTCAGCATCTCGCTGGTCGCGGTGCAGATGGCGAGCGGGCAGCTCACCCCCAGGGTGGTGCGGATCTTCATCCGCAGCCGGATCAGCAAGCTCACCCTGTCGGTGTTCCTGGCGACGTTCGTGTTCTCGCTGCTGGTCCTCAGCTCGTACGAGAGCGAGACCGACCCGCGCCTGGTCACCTCGCTGCCGTTCGTGCAGAGCGTGCTGACCGCCGTGCTCGTCGGGCTCAGCCTGCTGCTGTTCATCGGCTACGTCAGCTCCACGCTGCGCCTGATGCAGGTCGGACCGGTCCTCGACCGCATCACGCGGGACACCTTCCGGGTGCTGGGCCGGATGCCGGCGGGGCGTCCGGCGACGGAGCCGCTGCCCGCCGAGACGGGGCAGATCCTGTACGAGGGACGGGCCGGGGTCCTCCGGGACGTCAACGTGGCACGGCTGGTGCGGACCGCCCGCCGCCAGGGTGTGGTGCTCCGGCTGATCCCCCGGCTCGGGGACTTCGTGGTGCCGGGGACGCCGGTGCTGGCCGTGCACGGCGGGGCGGCGCCGCCCCGGCACGCGCTGCGCTACACGGTCTCGGTGGGCGTGCAGCGCACCCCGCACCTGGATCTGGCGTTCGGGCTGCGCCAGTTGTCGGACATCGCGCTGCGGGCGCTGTCCTCGGCGGTGAACGACCCGACGACGGCCGTGCAGTGCCTGGACCGGATCGTGCAGTTCCTGGCCGCCGCGGTGCGGCTGCCGCTGGGCACCGTGCACCACCGGGACCGCACGGGTGCGGTGCGGCTGGTGCAGGAGGTGCCGTCGTGGGAGGACCTGGTGGACCTCGGGTTCGAGGAGGTACGGCGGTGCGCGGCGCCCGCCCCGCAGGTGACGCGGCGGCTGCTGGCAGGGATCGACGACCTGGTGCGGCTGGCCGGGCCGGAGCGGCGGGGGCCGCTGGTCCGGCATCGTGCCCTGCTGGTGCAGAACGTGCAGCGGGCGGTGCCGGACGCTGCCGAGCGCGCGTTCGCGCTGCGCCCCGACCGGCAGGGCATCGGCTGA
- a CDS encoding RNA methyltransferase yields MQRITTRNARFQQFQTLLTNRTKRGRAGEFIVQGVRPITMAVEHGWTVRTLLYDASRPLSRWAGELMRGSTAERIAMAPELLAELSEKAEGAPEVLAVVEMAPDDLARIPVDDDFLGVALDRPTQPGNIGSIIRSADAFGARGLVVTGHAADPYDPKAVRATTGSFFALPVVRTPSHHEVAQWLEAERGRGRPVLVVGTDEDGECDASEFDLTGPVLLLVGNETTGLSNAWREHCDHVVSIPMTGSASSLNASNAASIVLYEARRQRLAKRRAQG; encoded by the coding sequence GTGCAGCGGATCACGACCCGCAACGCCCGCTTTCAGCAGTTCCAGACGCTGCTCACCAACCGGACCAAGCGCGGACGCGCCGGCGAGTTCATCGTGCAGGGCGTCCGGCCGATCACCATGGCCGTCGAGCACGGCTGGACGGTGCGCACCCTCCTGTACGACGCGAGCCGCCCGCTGTCCCGCTGGGCGGGGGAGCTGATGCGCGGGAGCACCGCGGAGCGCATCGCCATGGCCCCGGAGCTGCTGGCGGAGCTGAGCGAGAAGGCGGAGGGCGCCCCGGAGGTCCTGGCGGTGGTCGAGATGGCCCCCGACGACCTGGCCCGCATCCCGGTCGACGACGACTTCCTCGGCGTCGCCCTCGACCGCCCGACGCAGCCCGGCAACATCGGCAGCATCATCCGCTCCGCCGACGCCTTCGGCGCCCGCGGCCTCGTCGTCACGGGCCACGCGGCCGACCCGTACGACCCGAAGGCGGTCCGCGCGACCACCGGCTCCTTCTTCGCCCTCCCCGTGGTCCGCACCCCCTCGCACCACGAGGTCGCCCAGTGGCTGGAGGCCGAACGCGGCCGGGGCCGACCCGTCCTGGTCGTCGGCACCGACGAGGACGGCGAGTGCGACGCCTCCGAGTTCGACCTCACCGGCCCGGTGCTGCTGCTCGTCGGCAACGAGACGACGGGCCTGAGCAACGCCTGGCGCGAGCACTGCGACCACGTCGTCAGCATCCCGATGACGGGCTCCGCCAGCTCCCTCAACGCCTCCAACGCGGCATCGATCGTGCTCTACGAGGCCCGCCGCCAGCGCCTGGCGAAGCGCCGGGCCCAGGGCTGA
- a CDS encoding class F sortase, with product MPRTHRAALPVAALALTALAALTGCSGDPAPAAEKSPAAVRTPAESPAAARPPAHVSIPSLGVDSDIMRLGLNPDRTVEVPPADRGMTTGWYTGSAVPGEPGAAVLIGHNDTRYGRAVFHDLKKIAEGADIVVRNADGKEVHFEVTARETVRKDDFPTARVYGRTTERALRLITCDGAIDADGHPVDNLIVYAKRT from the coding sequence ATGCCCCGCACCCACCGCGCCGCCCTGCCGGTCGCCGCCCTGGCCCTCACCGCGCTCGCCGCCCTCACCGGCTGCTCCGGCGACCCCGCCCCGGCGGCGGAGAAGTCACCGGCGGCGGTCCGGACCCCCGCCGAGAGCCCGGCCGCCGCCCGGCCCCCCGCCCATGTGTCCATCCCGTCCCTGGGCGTGGACTCCGACATCATGCGCCTGGGCCTCAACCCGGACCGGACCGTCGAGGTGCCCCCGGCCGACCGGGGCATGACGACCGGCTGGTACACGGGCAGCGCCGTGCCCGGCGAACCGGGCGCGGCGGTCCTGATCGGCCACAACGACACCCGCTACGGTCGGGCCGTCTTCCACGACCTGAAGAAGATCGCCGAGGGCGCCGACATCGTCGTACGGAACGCGGACGGCAAGGAGGTCCACTTCGAGGTCACGGCCCGCGAAACGGTCCGCAAGGACGACTTCCCCACCGCCCGCGTCTACGGCCGCACCACGGAACGCGCCCTGCGCCTGATCACCTGCGACGGCGCGATCGACGCGGACGGCCACCCGGTGGACAACCTGATCGTGTACGCGAAGCGAACGTGA
- a CDS encoding sortase-dependent protein: MPLRTTLRTALLAAVAAGAVCVPATAAFADSTPSAAPSKQSAEPTVVPSPEPTLPPSDQPSAVPSAVPSAVPSEAPRGGVAAGEHPAGSSDDSTAVIAGSAAGALLLAGAGTVVLRRRTARRDG; the protein is encoded by the coding sequence ATGCCCCTGCGCACCACCCTGCGTACCGCCCTGCTCGCCGCCGTCGCGGCCGGCGCGGTGTGCGTACCGGCCACCGCGGCCTTCGCCGACTCCACCCCGTCGGCGGCGCCGAGCAAGCAGTCCGCCGAGCCGACGGTCGTACCGTCGCCCGAGCCGACGCTGCCGCCGTCGGACCAGCCGTCCGCCGTGCCGTCCGCCGTGCCTTCGGCGGTGCCCTCCGAGGCGCCGCGCGGCGGCGTCGCGGCCGGTGAGCACCCGGCCGGCTCCTCGGACGACAGCACGGCCGTGATCGCGGGCTCCGCGGCCGGCGCGCTGCTGCTGGCCGGTGCCGGGACGGTCGTCCTGCGCCGCCGTACCGCCCGCCGCGACGGCTGA
- a CDS encoding sensor histidine kinase — MRRPRSAGRRPGAGGARRGVPLRKSLFARLLAVSALVAACSVAATAWLAVQTTSGAIRQEQGQNLAADARIYHRLLGYAATHPTWEGVGRTVRDLAAQSGRRIALTTQSRAPLADSAASGAAALPAQASAVVDPLSVDTALAAQGSGAGATGTTTDRVDPRAVGPFRLPAAERDRLRGAADRAAACLGDYGIAADVVAGASGRPLIQVVGGNDPERVRGTGCALDALDAPTATERKALKALTQLADACLERQGRDGVQLKLGVSWGQAAQPVPAEAVPVPASAVPTLPPTAVPSDAPSVAPRAEPSPVPSTVPGPGDEQAAVTSEDDRAVASCVGAARREQLGSYVASPALLFIGDPGGATVPGFDLSPANTARIAGAAALVLALTVGASVLVGARLVRPLRDLTGAAQRMRDGEDTAPVVVAADNELGRLAAAFNDMSAHRARLEAQRKAMVSDVAHELRTPLSNIRGWLEAAQDGVADPDPEFIAFLHTEAVQLQHIIDDLRDLAQADADALRLHPEPVRIEELLGQVAAAHQAGAEAAGVALSVAPSPADRPPPRLTADPVRLRQAVGNLVSNAVRHTPAGGTVTLRPYGSEDGGAVLVDVADTGSGIPAADLARVFDRFWRGEKSRNRRTGGSGLGLAIVRKLAEAHGGSATAVSTPDEGSVFTLRLPADGPAAGGTGAPGTAGGAGAVVRDGSGGDPDAMNTTI; from the coding sequence GTGCGGCGACCGCGTAGCGCGGGGCGGCGGCCGGGTGCGGGCGGTGCCCGGCGGGGCGTGCCGCTGCGCAAGAGCCTGTTCGCGCGGCTGCTGGCCGTCTCGGCGCTGGTCGCGGCGTGCTCGGTGGCGGCGACGGCGTGGCTGGCGGTGCAGACGACGTCCGGTGCGATCCGCCAGGAGCAGGGCCAGAACCTGGCCGCCGACGCCCGGATCTACCACCGGCTGCTCGGTTACGCGGCGACGCATCCGACCTGGGAGGGCGTCGGGCGGACGGTGCGCGACCTGGCCGCGCAGTCGGGCCGGCGGATCGCCCTGACCACCCAGTCCCGCGCCCCGCTCGCCGACTCGGCGGCATCCGGCGCGGCGGCGCTGCCGGCCCAGGCGTCGGCGGTGGTCGATCCGCTGTCCGTGGACACCGCACTGGCCGCCCAGGGCTCCGGCGCCGGGGCGACGGGCACCACCACGGACCGGGTCGACCCGCGCGCGGTGGGGCCGTTCCGGCTGCCGGCCGCCGAGCGGGACCGGCTGCGCGGGGCCGCCGACCGGGCCGCGGCCTGCCTCGGCGACTACGGGATCGCGGCGGACGTGGTCGCCGGGGCGAGCGGCCGGCCGCTCATCCAGGTGGTGGGCGGCAACGATCCGGAGCGCGTCCGGGGCACCGGCTGCGCGCTGGACGCCCTGGACGCGCCCACCGCCACCGAGCGCAAGGCGCTGAAGGCCCTCACCCAGCTGGCCGACGCCTGTCTGGAGCGCCAGGGCCGCGACGGCGTCCAGCTGAAGCTCGGGGTGTCCTGGGGGCAGGCGGCGCAGCCGGTTCCGGCGGAGGCGGTGCCCGTGCCCGCCTCGGCGGTGCCGACCCTGCCGCCGACCGCCGTCCCGAGCGACGCGCCGAGCGTCGCGCCCCGCGCGGAGCCGAGCCCGGTGCCGAGCACCGTGCCGGGCCCCGGGGACGAGCAGGCGGCCGTCACCAGTGAGGACGACCGGGCCGTCGCGTCCTGTGTGGGCGCCGCCCGCCGGGAGCAGCTCGGTTCGTACGTCGCCTCGCCCGCGCTGCTGTTCATCGGCGATCCGGGCGGCGCCACCGTGCCCGGCTTCGACCTCTCACCGGCGAACACCGCACGGATCGCGGGCGCGGCCGCCCTGGTGCTGGCGCTCACGGTGGGCGCCTCGGTGCTCGTCGGCGCCCGGCTCGTGCGCCCGCTGCGGGATCTGACGGGCGCCGCGCAGCGGATGCGGGACGGGGAGGACACCGCGCCGGTGGTGGTGGCCGCGGACAACGAGCTCGGCCGGCTGGCCGCCGCGTTCAACGACATGTCCGCGCACCGCGCCCGGCTGGAGGCCCAGCGCAAGGCGATGGTGAGCGATGTCGCCCACGAGCTGCGCACCCCGCTCAGCAACATCCGGGGCTGGCTGGAGGCGGCGCAGGACGGGGTGGCCGACCCGGACCCGGAGTTCATCGCCTTCCTGCACACGGAGGCGGTCCAGCTCCAGCACATCATCGACGACCTCCGGGACCTGGCGCAGGCCGACGCGGACGCGCTGCGGCTGCATCCCGAACCGGTGCGGATCGAGGAGCTGTTGGGGCAGGTCGCCGCCGCGCACCAGGCCGGCGCCGAGGCGGCGGGCGTGGCGCTGAGCGTGGCGCCGTCCCCGGCGGACCGGCCGCCGCCCCGGCTGACGGCCGATCCGGTCCGGCTGCGGCAGGCGGTGGGCAACCTGGTGTCCAACGCGGTACGGCACACCCCGGCGGGCGGCACGGTGACGCTGCGGCCGTACGGCTCCGAGGACGGGGGCGCGGTGCTGGTGGATGTCGCCGACACGGGCAGCGGGATTCCGGCGGCGGACCTCGCGCGGGTGTTCGACCGGTTCTGGCGGGGCGAGAAGTCCCGGAACCGCCGTACCGGCGGCAGCGGCCTCGGGCTGGCGATCGTCCGCAAACTCGCGGAGGCGCACGGCGGTTCGGCCACGGCGGTGAGCACCCCGGACGAGGGCTCGGTGTTCACGCTCCGCCTCCCGGCCGACGGCCCGGCGGCGGGAGGCACGGGTGCGCCGGGCACGGCAGGAGGGGCAGGTGCGGTGGTGCGGGACGGTTCCGGCGGCGACCCTGATGCGATGAACACAACGATCTGA
- a CDS encoding response regulator transcription factor codes for MCANVIVAEDDENQAELLRRYLEREGHRVTLAPDGLAALDAVRQREPDLLVLDVMMPRADGLDVVRVLRAEHRELPVLMVTARTTEDDLLLGLDLGADDYVTKPYSPRELMARVRTLLRRNRHGAGGDPDGAGVLRVGALVVDPGRHVVTVDGAAVECTPGEFRILSALAAEPDRVFSRQRLLAELHGFDRYISDRTVDVHVMNLRKKIEPAPRRPVRLLTVFGVGYKLTDPAKAAGRAATA; via the coding sequence GTGTGCGCAAACGTGATCGTCGCCGAAGACGACGAGAATCAGGCCGAACTCCTCCGCCGCTACCTGGAACGCGAGGGTCACCGGGTGACCCTCGCCCCGGACGGGCTCGCGGCGCTCGACGCGGTGCGGCAGCGGGAACCGGATCTGCTGGTCCTCGATGTGATGATGCCGCGCGCGGACGGCCTCGACGTCGTACGGGTGCTGCGCGCGGAGCACCGGGAGCTGCCGGTGCTGATGGTCACGGCCCGCACCACCGAGGACGATCTGCTGCTCGGGCTCGATCTGGGCGCCGACGACTACGTCACCAAGCCGTACAGCCCGCGTGAGCTGATGGCCCGGGTGCGTACGCTGCTGCGCCGCAACCGGCACGGCGCGGGCGGCGATCCGGACGGGGCGGGGGTGCTGCGGGTGGGGGCGCTGGTCGTCGATCCGGGCCGGCACGTGGTGACCGTGGACGGGGCTGCGGTGGAGTGCACACCGGGCGAGTTCCGGATTCTGTCCGCGCTGGCGGCCGAGCCGGACCGGGTGTTCTCCCGGCAGCGGCTGCTGGCCGAACTGCACGGCTTCGACCGCTACATCAGCGACCGGACCGTCGATGTGCACGTCATGAATCTGCGCAAGAAGATCGAACCGGCCCCGCGCCGGCCCGTCCGGCTGCTCACCGTCTTCGGTGTCGGCTACAAGCTGACGGACCCGGCGAAGGCGGCGGGCCGTGCGGCGACCGCGTAG
- a CDS encoding helix-hairpin-helix domain-containing protein, producing the protein MRHKPFFRWVLALGLLLLTGSALAYSLAPDMPELRQVGLTVLSEKKDGTCSVRWTDPFDRTTRTGTYRCDPDRDPLLKPPYHDPETRTGYESGFVVAEGSGRGRLYNLGEDDAAVDRWIDISDRLAVFGLLLITTGVIGGNVRAAARMSGVSRGVIDRAWRLAGAAASVEEDRARAVEAVRTAWEPLHRERVREELGTVPVTRLRDDERRRFRTKEWERAGITTVRDVLDAGEWRLGQLPGVGRRTAEKALAAARWTAEGVSADTLVRLAAGRSDPRADSLVTALRVLVEAGPEGRAAAAAATELACRLEPLLDDASPAADLTSMLGAGPERRRRARTAVAGLRLVLAEAEGAGTGPRFGQTSVDLLRAPGGELDVLGAWTDFERRPEEYYAALAEATRDAHRLVA; encoded by the coding sequence GTGAGACACAAGCCGTTCTTCCGCTGGGTACTGGCGCTCGGTCTGCTGCTCCTCACCGGCTCCGCCCTCGCCTACTCGCTCGCTCCGGACATGCCGGAACTCCGCCAGGTCGGGCTGACCGTGCTCTCCGAGAAGAAGGACGGCACCTGCTCGGTGCGGTGGACGGACCCCTTCGACCGCACCACCCGGACGGGCACCTACCGGTGCGACCCCGACCGCGATCCGCTGCTGAAGCCGCCCTACCACGACCCGGAGACGCGCACCGGCTACGAGAGCGGCTTCGTGGTCGCCGAGGGCTCCGGCAGGGGCCGGCTGTACAACCTCGGCGAGGACGACGCGGCGGTCGATCGCTGGATCGACATCTCCGACAGGCTGGCGGTGTTCGGGCTGCTGCTGATCACCACCGGCGTCATCGGCGGCAACGTCCGCGCGGCGGCCCGGATGAGCGGTGTCAGCCGGGGCGTCATCGACCGGGCATGGCGGCTGGCCGGGGCCGCGGCCTCGGTGGAGGAGGACCGCGCGCGGGCCGTCGAAGCGGTCCGCACGGCATGGGAACCCCTGCACCGGGAGCGGGTCCGCGAGGAGTTGGGCACCGTCCCGGTGACCCGGCTGCGCGACGACGAGCGGCGCCGGTTCCGTACCAAGGAGTGGGAGCGGGCGGGCATCACCACCGTGCGCGATGTCCTCGACGCGGGCGAGTGGCGGCTGGGACAACTGCCCGGCGTGGGACGGCGTACGGCCGAGAAGGCGCTCGCCGCCGCGCGGTGGACGGCCGAGGGGGTGAGCGCCGACACGCTGGTACGCCTGGCCGCCGGCCGGTCCGATCCCCGGGCGGACTCCCTCGTCACCGCGCTGCGCGTGCTGGTGGAGGCGGGCCCCGAGGGACGGGCCGCCGCGGCAGCGGCCACGGAGCTGGCCTGCCGCCTGGAACCCCTGCTGGACGACGCCTCCCCCGCCGCCGATCTCACCTCCATGCTCGGCGCGGGTCCGGAGCGCCGCCGCCGCGCCCGGACCGCCGTGGCCGGACTGCGCCTTGTACTGGCTGAGGCCGAGGGCGCCGGCACCGGCCCCCGCTTCGGGCAGACCTCCGTCGACCTGCTGCGGGCTCCGGGCGGCGAACTGGACGTGCTGGGGGCCTGGACGGACTTCGAACGGCGCCCGGAGGAGTACTACGCGGCGCTCGCCGAGGCCACCAGGGACGCCCACCGCCTCGTCGCCTGA